One Acutalibacter muris DNA window includes the following coding sequences:
- the serC gene encoding 3-phosphoserine/phosphohydroxythreonine transaminase, whose protein sequence is MSRVYNFSAGPSMLPVPVLEKAAGELLEYGETGQSVMEMSHRSAAFEPIINETQVLIREVMGIPDNYKVLFLQGGASSQFAAVPMNLMTKNRKADYVLSGQFSTKAYKEACRYGDCKTVASSKDDNFSHIPAIDKSQLRPDADYLHICMNNTIYGTFWHTLPDSGDVPLVADISSCILSQPIDITRFGLLYAGAQKNVAPAGLTLVLVREDLIGETLPGTPTMFDYKVMADNDSMYNTPPCWPIYMCKLVLEWIKNDVGGLDKMKERNEKKAGVLYDFLDNSRLFKPCAEKDSRSIMNVTFITGDKDLDAKFVKESAAAGFVNLKGHRSVGGMRASIYNAMPPEGVDKLVEFMQEFESRNG, encoded by the coding sequence ATGTCACGAGTCTACAATTTTTCCGCCGGCCCCTCCATGCTGCCGGTGCCTGTCTTGGAGAAAGCCGCCGGGGAGCTTTTGGAGTACGGCGAAACCGGCCAGTCCGTAATGGAGATGTCCCACCGCTCCGCCGCCTTCGAGCCCATCATCAATGAGACCCAGGTCCTTATAAGGGAGGTCATGGGCATTCCCGACAACTATAAGGTGCTGTTTCTGCAGGGGGGCGCGTCCAGCCAGTTTGCCGCCGTGCCCATGAACCTGATGACAAAGAACCGCAAGGCCGACTATGTGCTCTCCGGCCAGTTCTCCACCAAGGCCTATAAGGAGGCCTGCCGCTACGGCGACTGCAAGACCGTGGCTTCATCTAAAGACGACAATTTCAGCCATATACCAGCGATAGACAAGAGCCAGCTGCGCCCGGACGCGGACTACCTGCATATCTGCATGAACAACACCATCTACGGCACCTTCTGGCACACGCTGCCCGACAGCGGCGACGTGCCCCTGGTGGCGGATATCTCCTCCTGCATACTGAGCCAGCCGATTGACATAACCAGGTTTGGTTTACTGTATGCCGGAGCCCAGAAGAACGTGGCCCCCGCCGGGCTCACCCTCGTCCTCGTCCGGGAGGACCTTATAGGCGAGACTCTGCCGGGCACCCCCACCATGTTCGACTATAAGGTGATGGCCGACAACGACTCCATGTACAACACCCCGCCCTGCTGGCCCATCTATATGTGCAAGCTGGTGCTGGAGTGGATAAAGAACGACGTCGGCGGCCTTGACAAGATGAAGGAGCGCAACGAGAAAAAGGCCGGTGTGCTCTACGATTTCCTTGACAATTCAAGGCTTTTCAAGCCCTGTGCAGAGAAGGACAGCCGCTCTATAATGAACGTCACCTTTATAACCGGCGACAAGGATCTGGACGCGAAGTTTGTGAAGGAGTCCGCCGCCGCGGGCTTTGTGAACCTGAAGGGCCACAGAAGCGTGGGCGGTATGCGGGCCTCCATCTATAACGCCATGCCGCCCGAGGGCGTGGATAAGCTGGTGGAGTTTATGCAGGAGTTCGAGAGCAGGAACGGCTGA
- a CDS encoding phosphoglycerate dehydrogenase, which yields MYKILCLNKISPTGTKRFGESYTFSPEMKDPEGILVRSASMHDMDLPESLLAIARAGAGTNNIPSEDCAKKGVAVFNTPGANANAVKELVLCALLLSSRKIPAAMDWVKTLKGQGAEVSKLVEKGKGQFAGPEIQGKSLGVVGLGAIGILVANAAHSLGMEVYGYDPYLSVDAAWRLSRSVHRSMSLDEIYQSCDYITLHLPATKDTKGMINAETLGKMKEGVRLMNFARGELVDTAALLSALESGKCAAYATDFPADEMLGIENVIPLPHLGASTPESEDNCAQMAVDQIKEYIENGNIINSVNLPNLSMAREPGTRRICVIHKNVPGAIADFTSVCGKAGINIENMQSKSRGDYAYTVLDVTGADIAPAARELATLEANIRVRVID from the coding sequence ATGTACAAAATACTCTGCCTTAACAAGATAAGCCCCACCGGCACCAAGCGCTTCGGCGAAAGCTATACCTTCTCCCCGGAGATGAAGGACCCCGAGGGCATACTGGTGCGCTCGGCCTCCATGCACGATATGGACCTGCCCGAGAGCCTTCTGGCCATCGCCCGGGCCGGGGCCGGGACCAACAATATCCCCTCTGAGGACTGCGCCAAAAAGGGCGTGGCCGTGTTCAACACTCCCGGGGCCAACGCCAACGCCGTGAAGGAGCTGGTGCTCTGCGCGCTGCTGCTCAGCTCCCGTAAGATACCCGCCGCCATGGACTGGGTGAAGACCCTAAAGGGTCAGGGGGCCGAGGTCTCAAAGCTTGTGGAGAAGGGCAAGGGCCAGTTCGCCGGGCCCGAGATTCAGGGCAAGTCCCTGGGCGTGGTGGGCCTTGGGGCCATCGGCATACTTGTGGCCAACGCCGCCCACTCTTTGGGCATGGAGGTCTACGGCTATGACCCGTACCTCTCCGTGGACGCGGCCTGGCGGCTGTCCCGGTCGGTGCATCGCTCCATGAGCCTTGACGAGATATACCAAAGCTGCGACTATATCACCCTGCACCTGCCCGCCACCAAGGACACCAAGGGCATGATAAACGCCGAGACCCTGGGGAAGATGAAGGAGGGCGTGCGGCTTATGAACTTCGCCCGGGGGGAGCTGGTGGACACCGCCGCCCTGCTCAGCGCCCTTGAAAGCGGCAAATGCGCGGCCTATGCCACGGACTTCCCCGCCGACGAGATGCTGGGTATAGAGAACGTGATACCCCTGCCCCACCTGGGCGCCTCCACTCCCGAGAGCGAGGACAACTGCGCCCAGATGGCGGTGGACCAGATAAAGGAGTATATCGAGAACGGCAATATAATAAACTCCGTGAACCTGCCGAACCTCAGTATGGCCCGGGAGCCGGGCACCCGCCGTATCTGCGTTATACACAAAAACGTCCCCGGGGCCATCGCGGACTTTACAAGCGTCTGCGGCAAAGCGGGGATAAACATCGAGAATATGCAGAGTAAGTCCCGGGGGGACTACGCCTATACCGTTTTGGACGTGACCGGCGCGGACATCGCCCCCGCCGCCCGGGAGCTGGCTACCCTTGAGGCAAATATCCGGGTGCGGGTCATAGACTAA
- a CDS encoding PHP domain-containing protein, with protein MTDGHIHIERGPYTLEWIDQFVNRAVEMGLDEIRLLEHNYIFEEFSPMYDSVRAYSEYVDAWFQRSAGKHKLADYLELIGLARSHQFPIEVKFGLEICYFKEFEGFIHELTKDKGFDFLLGSIHFVDDFAFDHKPEHWAGLDVDRIYRRYFEASFSLARSGIFDGIGHPDAIKLFGHKPSYPLSGFYESLAAELAKSGMYADHNSGAERRCPETASLGMDTELLGTLKKHNVTIITSSDAHCPEDVGYKIRELNNML; from the coding sequence ATGACAGACGGACATATCCATATTGAGCGCGGCCCCTACACCCTTGAGTGGATAGATCAATTTGTAAACAGGGCGGTTGAAATGGGGCTCGATGAAATACGCCTGCTGGAGCACAACTATATATTTGAGGAATTCTCCCCGATGTATGATTCCGTGCGGGCGTACAGCGAATATGTGGACGCATGGTTTCAGAGAAGCGCGGGTAAGCACAAGCTGGCGGACTATTTGGAGCTTATCGGCCTTGCCAGGAGCCATCAGTTTCCCATAGAGGTCAAGTTCGGACTTGAAATATGCTATTTCAAGGAGTTTGAGGGCTTTATTCATGAACTCACAAAGGACAAAGGCTTTGATTTTCTGTTGGGAAGCATCCATTTTGTCGATGACTTTGCCTTCGACCATAAGCCCGAACACTGGGCCGGGCTTGACGTTGACAGGATATACCGCCGGTATTTTGAGGCTTCCTTCTCATTGGCAAGAAGCGGGATATTTGACGGCATCGGCCACCCGGACGCGATAAAGCTGTTCGGCCATAAGCCTTCGTATCCGCTGTCGGGCTTCTATGAGAGTTTGGCCGCTGAGCTTGCAAAAAGCGGCATGTATGCGGACCATAACAGCGGCGCGGAAAGAAGATGTCCGGAAACGGCGTCCCTTGGCATGGACACTGAGCTGCTTGGAACTTTAAAAAAGCACAACGTGACGATAATCACCTCGTCCGACGCCCATTGTCCCGAGGACGTGGGGTATAAAATCAGGGAACTGAATAATATGCTATAG
- a CDS encoding nucleotide pyrophosphohydrolase translates to MANFSFDDMQAIQKELQEKYFDKWGGLYPEKAVRMMLWMLCEAGEAAQVLKKVSTEDLLADTPQRKHFIEEMCDVMMYFNDVLLCYNITPEELEKVYREKHERNMKRW, encoded by the coding sequence ATGGCAAATTTCAGCTTTGACGATATGCAGGCCATACAGAAGGAGCTTCAGGAAAAATACTTCGACAAGTGGGGCGGGCTGTACCCGGAGAAGGCCGTGCGGATGATGCTCTGGATGCTCTGTGAAGCCGGCGAGGCCGCACAGGTGCTGAAAAAGGTCTCCACCGAGGACCTCCTCGCCGACACACCCCAGCGAAAGCACTTTATCGAAGAAATGTGCGACGTGATGATGTACTTCAACGACGTGCTGCTGTGCTACAATATCACGCCGGAGGAGCTTGAGAAGGTGTACCGGGAGAAGCACGAGAGGAATATGAAGCGGTGGTGA
- a CDS encoding metal-sensing transcriptional repressor yields MCEDCHKTRERSEEEYKRLINRLNRIEGQVRGIRGMLEKDAYCIDILAQTAAVGAALNAFSRELLSQHLRTCVAEGLRHGDDSKVDELTAALQKLLK; encoded by the coding sequence ATGTGCGAAGACTGCCATAAGACCAGAGAGCGCTCTGAGGAGGAGTACAAGCGCCTGATAAACCGCCTTAACCGTATCGAGGGGCAGGTGCGGGGCATACGCGGTATGCTGGAGAAGGACGCTTACTGCATCGACATACTTGCCCAGACGGCGGCGGTGGGGGCGGCCTTGAACGCCTTCTCCCGGGAGCTGCTGAGCCAGCACCTTCGCACCTGTGTGGCGGAGGGACTGAGACATGGGGACGACAGCAAGGTCGACGAGCTGACCGCCGCCTTGCAGAAGCTGTTAAAGTAA
- a CDS encoding heavy metal translocating P-type ATPase gives MNQYNVTGMTCAACSARVEKAVGKVPGVTSCSVSLLTNSMGVEGTAAPSEIIAAVESAGYGAAQKGRQSAGTNAAPGDEASLKDRETPLLKKRLFWSLGFLVVLMYFSMGHMMWGWPLPGALVGNHIAVGLIQLLLTGIIMVINQRFFISGFKSLWHRSPNMDTLVALGAAAAFGYSTYALFAMTGAQLRGDGAAVMDYMMELYFESAGMILTLITLGKLLEARSKGRTTDALKSLMKLAPKTATLIRDGHEVETPIEQVMAGDIFAVRPGESVPVDGVVLEGTAALDESALTGESVPVDKAPGDPVSAATLNKSGYLKCRATRVGQDTTLSQIIQMVSDAAATKAPIAKVADRVSGIFVPTVIALAAVTTLVWLLLGHGAGYALARGISVLVISCPCALGLATPVAIMVGSGLGAKNGILFKTAVSLEAAGRTEIVVLDKTGTITTGEPKVTDILPAGGISEPELLSLAAALENPSQHPLGAAIVREAETREIPLQPVEGFTAIHGRGVRAVLKGGTYIAGNLPMLEESGIGGLELSEAAARLSGEGKTPMFFANETEKQVLGLIAVADTVKEDSPQAIKELQNMGLKVVMLTGDNERTARAIGAQAGVDEVIAGVLPEGKEAVIRKLRTQGKVAMVGDGINDAPALTRADTGIAIGAGTDVALDAADVVLMKSSLRDVPAALRLSRATLRNIHENLFWAFFYNTIGIPLAMGVFIPLGLTLNPMFGAAAMSLSSFCVVSNALRLNLFKLYDPRHDHRFKKRVKNNTIIKETNTMTKTMKIKGMMCGHCEARVKKALEALSQVESAEVSHESGTAVVTLNGDISDGELRKAVEEQDYEVVGIE, from the coding sequence ATGAACCAGTACAACGTCACCGGCATGACCTGCGCGGCGTGCAGCGCCCGGGTGGAAAAGGCCGTGGGCAAGGTCCCCGGCGTGACAAGCTGCTCCGTGAGCCTTCTCACAAACTCCATGGGCGTTGAGGGCACAGCCGCGCCCTCAGAAATAATCGCCGCCGTGGAGTCTGCGGGCTACGGCGCGGCCCAGAAGGGCCGGCAGAGCGCCGGCACAAACGCCGCCCCGGGGGACGAAGCCAGCCTGAAGGATAGGGAGACCCCGCTTTTAAAGAAGCGCCTGTTCTGGTCCCTGGGCTTTCTTGTGGTGCTAATGTACTTCTCCATGGGCCACATGATGTGGGGCTGGCCTCTGCCGGGGGCTCTCGTTGGCAACCACATAGCCGTGGGGCTTATCCAGCTTTTGCTCACCGGCATTATCATGGTGATAAACCAGCGCTTCTTTATAAGCGGCTTTAAAAGCCTATGGCACCGTTCCCCCAATATGGACACCCTGGTGGCCCTGGGGGCTGCGGCGGCCTTTGGATACAGTACCTATGCCCTGTTCGCCATGACCGGCGCGCAGCTCCGAGGGGACGGCGCCGCCGTCATGGACTACATGATGGAGCTCTACTTCGAGTCGGCGGGTATGATACTGACTCTTATCACCCTGGGCAAGCTTTTAGAGGCCCGCTCCAAGGGCCGCACCACCGACGCCCTAAAGAGCCTGATGAAGCTGGCCCCCAAGACCGCTACGCTCATAAGGGACGGCCACGAGGTGGAAACGCCCATTGAGCAGGTCATGGCCGGGGATATCTTCGCCGTGCGCCCCGGGGAGAGCGTCCCTGTGGACGGGGTGGTGCTGGAGGGCACGGCGGCCCTGGACGAGAGCGCCCTTACCGGGGAGAGCGTGCCTGTTGACAAGGCCCCCGGGGACCCGGTCTCGGCGGCGACGCTGAATAAGTCCGGCTACCTGAAATGCCGGGCCACCAGGGTCGGGCAGGACACCACTCTGAGCCAGATAATCCAGATGGTAAGCGACGCGGCGGCCACAAAGGCCCCCATCGCCAAGGTTGCCGACAGGGTGTCGGGGATCTTCGTGCCCACGGTCATAGCCCTGGCGGCGGTCACCACCCTGGTATGGCTCCTGCTGGGCCACGGGGCCGGGTACGCGCTGGCCCGGGGTATCTCGGTGCTGGTGATAAGCTGTCCCTGCGCCCTGGGCCTGGCCACTCCCGTGGCCATAATGGTGGGCAGCGGCCTGGGGGCCAAAAACGGCATACTCTTTAAAACCGCCGTCTCCCTTGAAGCCGCCGGGCGCACGGAGATTGTGGTCCTTGACAAGACCGGCACCATCACCACCGGGGAGCCGAAGGTCACCGACATCCTCCCCGCCGGGGGCATCTCCGAGCCGGAGCTTTTGAGTCTGGCGGCGGCCCTGGAGAACCCCTCCCAGCACCCCCTGGGCGCTGCCATCGTCCGGGAGGCGGAGACAAGGGAGATACCCCTGCAGCCGGTAGAGGGCTTTACGGCCATACATGGCCGGGGAGTCCGGGCCGTACTGAAGGGTGGGACCTATATTGCGGGGAACCTTCCCATGCTGGAGGAGAGCGGCATAGGCGGGTTGGAGCTCTCCGAAGCCGCCGCCAGACTCTCCGGCGAGGGGAAAACCCCCATGTTCTTCGCCAACGAAACCGAAAAGCAGGTGTTGGGGCTTATCGCCGTAGCGGACACGGTTAAGGAGGACAGCCCGCAGGCCATTAAGGAGCTGCAAAATATGGGCCTTAAAGTGGTGATGCTTACCGGCGACAACGAGCGCACCGCCCGGGCCATCGGGGCCCAGGCCGGGGTGGACGAGGTGATAGCCGGGGTGCTGCCCGAGGGCAAGGAGGCCGTCATACGAAAGCTTCGGACCCAGGGCAAGGTGGCCATGGTGGGCGACGGCATAAACGACGCCCCGGCTCTGACAAGGGCCGACACAGGCATAGCCATCGGCGCGGGGACGGACGTGGCCCTGGACGCGGCGGACGTGGTGCTGATGAAGAGTTCCCTTCGGGACGTGCCCGCCGCGCTGCGGCTGAGCCGGGCCACCCTTCGGAACATCCACGAGAACCTCTTCTGGGCGTTCTTCTACAACACCATCGGCATACCCCTGGCCATGGGGGTCTTTATCCCCCTGGGCCTGACCCTGAACCCCATGTTCGGCGCGGCTGCCATGAGCCTTTCCAGCTTCTGTGTGGTGAGCAACGCCCTGAGGCTGAACCTCTTTAAGCTCTATGACCCAAGGCACGACCACCGCTTTAAAAAGCGTGTTAAAAATAATACTATTATAAAGGAGACGAATACTATGACAAAGACCATGAAGATCAAGGGAATGATGTGCGGCCACTGCGAGGCAAGGGTTAAGAAGGCCCTGGAGGCCCTCTCACAGGTGGAGAGCGCAGAGGTTAGCCACGAGAGCGGCACGGCGGTGGTGACCCTTAACGGGGATATCAGCGACGGCGAGCTGAGGAAGGCCGTGGAGGAGCAGGATTATGAGGTGGTGGGGATAGAATGA
- a CDS encoding MarR family transcriptional regulator, which yields METRTGFLITQIKQLQGRVFQRLLTESGVEEFNGPQGRILYVLWQQDGVPIAKLVRETGLAKSTLTAMLSRMESSGLITRCPGEQDGRQVIIKLTPRARGLEEKYDQVSQRMNSLFYKGMTQEEAYALDALLDRVLANLQELL from the coding sequence ATGGAGACTAGGACAGGTTTTCTCATAACCCAGATAAAGCAGCTTCAGGGGCGGGTGTTCCAGCGGCTGCTGACAGAAAGCGGCGTTGAGGAGTTCAACGGCCCCCAGGGGCGTATACTCTACGTGCTCTGGCAGCAGGACGGCGTGCCTATTGCCAAGCTTGTCCGTGAGACCGGCCTTGCAAAGAGCACCCTGACGGCCATGCTCTCCCGCATGGAATCGTCTGGGCTCATAACCCGCTGCCCCGGCGAACAGGACGGCCGCCAGGTTATAATAAAGCTGACCCCCAGGGCCCGGGGGCTGGAGGAAAAGTATGACCAGGTATCACAGCGCATGAACAGCCTGTTCTATAAGGGCATGACCCAGGAGGAGGCCTACGCCCTGGACGCGCTTCTGGATAGGGTGCTGGCAAACCTGCAGGAGCTCCTATAA